In Carboxydocella sporoproducens DSM 16521, the following are encoded in one genomic region:
- a CDS encoding CinA family protein, translating into MSRSVEVINKKVAQILNQYSMRLAVAESCTGGLLAAKITDLPGSSEYFSGGIVAYANDVKVNLLGVKTETIEKYGAVSSPCAREMAKGVKERLGADCGIAITGIAGPGGATPDKPVGLVYFGIAIAEFTYVEKQFFKGDRAEIRKKAAAHGLKLLYQIITNRYLNERS; encoded by the coding sequence ATGTCGCGTTCTGTAGAGGTTATCAATAAAAAAGTTGCACAAATTTTAAATCAATATAGCATGAGATTAGCGGTTGCTGAATCCTGTACAGGTGGATTATTAGCTGCCAAGATTACCGATCTTCCCGGCAGTTCTGAATATTTCTCGGGCGGTATAGTGGCTTATGCCAATGATGTTAAAGTAAATTTATTAGGCGTTAAAACAGAAACTATCGAAAAGTATGGTGCTGTCAGTTCCCCTTGTGCCCGGGAAATGGCAAAGGGAGTAAAGGAACGACTTGGAGCTGATTGCGGAATTGCTATAACAGGCATAGCAGGACCGGGTGGAGCTACCCCTGATAAACCAGTGGGACTAGTTTATTTTGGTATTGCAATTGCAGAGTTCACCTATGTGGAAAAGCAGTTCTTTAAAGGCGACCGGGCAGAAATACGTAAAAAAGCAGCTGCTCACGGTTTGAAATTGCTTTACCAGATCATAACAAATAGATACCTTAATGAAAGGAGTTAG
- a CDS encoding DEAD/DEAH box helicase: protein MSQEKYFFGNLQLSKNVYRAIKEMGFEEPSPIQAQAIPPLLANKDVIGQAQTGTGKTAAFGIPIVEKINPRYKGVQALVLTPTRELAIQVAEEISKIGKFKEVKTLPIYGGQPIERQIHALKKGVQIVIGTPGRILDHLNRKTLILNNVKMVVLDEADEMLDMGFIDDIQTIFEFLPETRQTLLFSATMPVPILSLAKKYLNEPEWITVSKDELTVPLIEQIYYEVRENERLAALCRILDASQITQAIIFCRTKKGVDDLVGSLQARGYAVDGLHGDLTQSQRDKVMNSFRLGKLEFLVATDVAARGIDVDNVSHVINYEVPQDPESYVHRIGRTGRAGRQGTAITLVVPREYKQLRLIEKLANTSIRKEKLPTLADIAERRKENVIARIEQIVSNLKLEDYYPIIEELTTRYELRDIAAALLFGWIEPAETVINEIEDNDDDSLFQNTGAGPGMVRFFINVGKEDEITVKDLISFIVEEAGIEEKQIGNIRLLGRFSFVEIQQDIAEKVYYCLQKTYLRGRRINVEPARNRQK from the coding sequence ATGTCACAGGAAAAATACTTTTTTGGAAATTTACAATTAAGCAAAAACGTATATCGCGCTATCAAAGAAATGGGGTTCGAAGAGCCTTCGCCAATTCAGGCCCAGGCAATTCCCCCCTTATTAGCCAATAAAGATGTTATTGGTCAAGCTCAGACTGGAACAGGGAAAACTGCTGCCTTCGGTATTCCGATTGTGGAGAAAATCAATCCTCGCTATAAAGGAGTACAGGCATTGGTTTTAACTCCTACCCGGGAATTGGCCATCCAGGTTGCTGAAGAAATTAGTAAGATTGGCAAGTTTAAAGAAGTAAAAACTTTGCCGATTTATGGTGGACAACCTATTGAGAGACAAATTCATGCCTTGAAAAAAGGGGTACAGATTGTCATTGGAACTCCTGGCAGGATATTAGACCATTTAAATCGTAAGACTCTAATTCTTAACAATGTCAAGATGGTGGTTCTGGATGAAGCTGATGAAATGCTGGATATGGGTTTTATTGATGATATCCAGACCATTTTTGAATTTTTGCCCGAAACAAGACAAACATTATTGTTTTCAGCAACTATGCCCGTACCGATATTGAGTTTGGCTAAAAAATACCTTAATGAACCAGAATGGATTACTGTTAGCAAAGATGAACTCACAGTACCATTAATTGAACAAATCTACTATGAGGTAAGAGAAAACGAACGCCTTGCAGCTTTATGCCGGATCTTAGATGCCTCTCAAATTACACAGGCTATTATTTTTTGTCGGACTAAAAAAGGAGTAGATGACTTAGTAGGTAGTTTACAAGCCCGAGGCTATGCGGTAGACGGATTGCATGGTGATTTAACTCAGAGCCAAAGGGATAAGGTTATGAACTCTTTTCGTCTAGGAAAACTGGAGTTTTTGGTAGCTACTGATGTGGCTGCCCGCGGGATCGATGTGGACAATGTCAGTCATGTTATCAATTATGAAGTACCACAAGATCCTGAATCCTATGTGCATAGAATTGGTCGTACCGGTCGGGCTGGCAGGCAAGGCACTGCTATAACCCTGGTAGTTCCCCGCGAATATAAACAGCTAAGACTGATTGAAAAACTTGCCAATACTTCGATTCGCAAGGAAAAGCTGCCTACTCTGGCTGACATAGCTGAAAGAAGAAAAGAAAATGTAATTGCTCGAATTGAACAAATTGTGTCCAATTTGAAACTCGAAGATTACTATCCGATCATTGAAGAGCTAACAACCAGATATGAGCTAAGGGATATTGCGGCTGCTCTATTATTTGGGTGGATTGAGCCTGCAGAAACTGTAATCAATGAAATCGAGGACAATGATGACGATTCCTTGTTCCAGAACACCGGAGCGGGTCCAGGCATGGTTCGATTCTTTATCAATGTTGGTAAAGAAGATGAAATTACTGTTAAGGATTTAATTTCTTTTATTGTTGAAGAAGCTGGCATTGAAGAAAAACAAATTGGTAACATTCGTTTGCTGGGCCGCTTTAGTTTTGTCGAAATACAGCAGGATATTGCTGAAAAAGTCTATTACTGTTTGCAAAAAACTTATTTAAGAGGACGCCGAATCAATGTCGAACCTGCTCGGAATCGCCAGAAATAA
- a CDS encoding AAA family ATPase, translated as MNRLILYINGPILAIGLYTWLYDREYFGLILLLAIFALGYQYLLMKNLIPGLPFSNQKKYELVQFSDIGGQERAIKELQEALDFLNLSQEVQRLGIRPIKGILLTGPPGTGKTLLAKAAATYTDSVFLSVAGSEFVEIFAGNGAKKVRRLFNDARKLARKEKKKHAVIFIDEMEVVGGKRGRVANQVEYDQTLNQLLVEMDGCQPEDSVHILVIGATNRPDLLDDALLRPGRFDRHVEVSLPDIKGREAILKIHLRNKPVSPDLDLYAIAKQTYGFSGAQLASVANEAAIYALRSGKEHIGQEEFLKAIDKILLGEHRDTLLSDAEKFRIAVHEIGHAFISEFYFPKSIAQITIVPRGKALGFIRQIPEKDEPIKTESEIRKKIRVLLAGGLAEETILGEKSTGSKGDYQQALLYIKELIYCGMSGLKLVDPERIPEEIITEKINDIAEMESQIVLEIFSNYQNDLVQLSNILLEKETLTGDEFYNLLPSFGK; from the coding sequence ATGAACAGATTGATTCTATATATAAACGGACCAATACTGGCAATAGGACTTTACACCTGGTTATATGACCGGGAATATTTTGGTTTGATTTTACTGTTAGCTATATTTGCGCTGGGTTATCAGTACTTGTTAATGAAGAATTTGATACCCGGGTTACCTTTCAGTAACCAAAAAAAGTATGAGCTGGTACAATTCAGCGATATTGGCGGTCAGGAACGCGCTATTAAAGAACTACAAGAAGCCCTGGATTTTCTTAACCTTTCTCAAGAAGTACAAAGACTGGGTATCCGACCAATCAAAGGTATTTTGTTAACTGGTCCTCCAGGTACCGGAAAAACATTGTTAGCCAAGGCGGCAGCAACTTATACTGATTCGGTTTTTCTTTCTGTTGCAGGATCTGAGTTCGTTGAAATTTTCGCCGGTAATGGTGCCAAAAAGGTACGTCGCCTATTTAATGATGCCCGTAAACTAGCGAGGAAAGAAAAGAAAAAACATGCGGTTATTTTTATTGATGAAATGGAAGTTGTGGGGGGCAAACGAGGCAGAGTTGCCAATCAGGTTGAGTATGACCAAACATTGAATCAGTTATTAGTAGAAATGGATGGCTGCCAACCGGAGGATAGTGTTCACATTCTGGTTATTGGTGCAACCAACCGCCCTGACCTTTTAGACGATGCTCTATTAAGGCCTGGCCGTTTTGATCGCCATGTGGAAGTAAGCTTACCTGACATTAAAGGGCGGGAAGCAATTTTAAAAATACATTTACGCAACAAGCCTGTCAGCCCTGACCTGGATCTATATGCAATTGCTAAACAAACTTATGGTTTTTCTGGAGCGCAATTGGCCAGTGTAGCTAATGAAGCGGCTATCTATGCTTTGCGTTCCGGAAAAGAACATATTGGGCAGGAGGAGTTCTTAAAAGCGATTGACAAAATTCTTTTAGGTGAACACAGAGACACACTATTAAGTGATGCTGAAAAATTCAGAATCGCAGTCCATGAGATAGGTCATGCTTTTATTTCTGAATTTTATTTCCCCAAAAGCATAGCTCAGATTACGATTGTCCCCAGAGGCAAAGCATTAGGCTTTATCAGACAAATACCAGAAAAGGATGAGCCAATCAAAACTGAAAGTGAAATTAGAAAGAAAATCAGGGTGTTATTAGCCGGGGGGTTGGCGGAAGAAACTATTCTCGGTGAAAAGAGTACGGGCAGCAAAGGGGACTATCAACAGGCTCTATTGTACATCAAGGAACTCATTTACTGTGGAATGAGTGGCTTAAAGCTGGTCGATCCTGAAAGGATTCCGGAAGAAATTATAACTGAAAAGATTAATGATATTGCGGAAATGGAATCACAAATAGTTTTGGAGATTTTTAGTAATTATCAAAATGATTTAGTTCAATTAAGCAATATTCTTTTAGAAAAAGAAACTCTAACGGGCGATGAATTTTACAACCTGCTGCCTTCTTTCGGCAAGTAA